The Microbaculum marinisediminis genome includes a window with the following:
- a CDS encoding Glu/Leu/Phe/Val family dehydrogenase produces MQDMFRFADAYGPAKIIHIYRPKLGLKAILVVDNVAAGPSIGGVRMAPDVSVEECFRLARAMTWKNAAAGLPHGGGKSVIFADPHMDEAAKENLIRAFAVAIGEVTDYIAGPDMGTNEQCMGWVRDEIGRAVGLPAVIGGIPLDEIGATGFGVAAATEVAAPFAGVQLDGARVVVQGFGAVGTHSARFLAEKGAILVAASDSRGTVSDPDGLDIEALIALKQSGGHLTDFCAGEKGDTDAVLDVPCDIWIPAARPDVVRADNVGRLNCKLVPQGANIPFTKEAESILHERGVVVIPDFVANAGGVICASVEYHGGNERSAFDVIDIRIRNNTRLVMEEMRDDAITPRAAALNLARRRVEAAMTTRRWG; encoded by the coding sequence ATGCAGGACATGTTCCGCTTCGCCGATGCCTACGGCCCGGCCAAGATCATCCACATCTACCGGCCGAAGCTCGGCCTCAAGGCGATCCTCGTCGTCGACAACGTCGCCGCCGGCCCGTCGATTGGCGGGGTGCGCATGGCCCCCGACGTCTCCGTCGAGGAATGCTTCCGGCTGGCCCGCGCCATGACCTGGAAGAACGCCGCCGCCGGCCTGCCGCATGGCGGCGGCAAGTCCGTGATCTTCGCCGACCCGCACATGGACGAGGCCGCGAAGGAAAACCTCATCCGCGCCTTCGCCGTCGCCATCGGCGAGGTCACCGACTACATCGCCGGGCCCGACATGGGCACCAACGAGCAGTGCATGGGCTGGGTCAGGGACGAGATCGGCCGCGCGGTCGGACTGCCCGCCGTGATCGGCGGCATCCCGCTCGACGAGATCGGCGCGACCGGGTTCGGCGTCGCCGCGGCCACCGAGGTCGCCGCCCCGTTCGCCGGCGTGCAACTGGACGGCGCCCGCGTCGTGGTGCAGGGCTTCGGCGCCGTCGGCACGCATTCGGCCCGGTTCCTGGCCGAGAAGGGCGCGATCCTGGTGGCCGCCAGCGACAGCCGCGGCACCGTGTCCGACCCCGACGGACTGGACATCGAAGCGCTGATCGCGCTGAAGCAGTCCGGCGGGCATCTCACCGACTTCTGCGCGGGCGAAAAGGGCGACACCGACGCGGTGCTCGACGTGCCCTGCGACATCTGGATCCCCGCCGCGCGGCCCGACGTGGTGCGCGCCGACAATGTCGGCCGGCTGAACTGCAAGCTGGTGCCGCAGGGCGCCAACATCCCGTTCACGAAGGAGGCCGAGTCGATCCTGCACGAGCGCGGCGTCGTCGTGATCCCGGATTTCGTCGCCAATGCCGGCGGCGTCATCTGCGCCTCGGTCGAGTATCACGGCGGCAACGAGCGCTCCGCCTTCGACGTGATCGACATCCGCATCCGCAACAACACGCGCCTCGTCATGGAGGAGATGCGCGACGACGCCATCACCCCGCGCGCCGCCGCCCTCAACCTCGCCCGCCGCCGCGTCGAGGCCGCGATGACGACACGGCGCTGGGGCTAG
- a CDS encoding dihydrolipoamide acetyltransferase family protein yields the protein MKTFNLPDLGEGLQEAEIVTWHVHEGDHVVAEQPLVSVETEKAVVEIPSPRSGHIEKLRAEEGAIVAVGAPLVDFAEGPRADTGAVVGELEEAAPETPKPPAAKPPAAPPGQVRAAPAVRAAARERGIDLSTLTGTGPDGAITLADLGPSQTGAPLRGARRAMALNMARAWAEVAHATIQDAVDIDPWPATPDVTGRMIRALATACRAEPSLNSRFDPRGPSLQPMETVDIGIAIDSPDGLFVPVLRDAARLSTADIREKIEAFKDGVARRTLPPDAFRDPTITLSNFGTIAGHHAALIVMPPQVAILGVGRMVTRPVRALPLSLSFDHRAVTGGEAARFLRAVMDDLEKPT from the coding sequence ATGAAGACCTTCAACCTGCCCGATCTCGGCGAGGGACTGCAGGAGGCGGAAATCGTCACCTGGCACGTCCACGAGGGTGACCATGTCGTCGCCGAGCAACCGCTCGTGTCGGTGGAGACCGAGAAGGCGGTGGTCGAGATCCCCTCGCCGCGGTCCGGCCACATCGAAAAGCTCCGTGCCGAGGAAGGCGCGATCGTCGCCGTCGGCGCGCCGCTGGTCGATTTCGCCGAGGGACCACGCGCCGATACCGGCGCCGTGGTCGGCGAGCTGGAGGAAGCGGCGCCGGAGACGCCCAAGCCCCCCGCCGCGAAACCGCCGGCAGCGCCGCCCGGACAAGTCCGCGCCGCCCCCGCCGTGCGGGCGGCGGCACGCGAGCGCGGCATCGACCTGTCCACCCTCACCGGCACCGGCCCGGACGGCGCGATCACGCTCGCCGATCTCGGCCCCTCCCAAACAGGCGCCCCCCTGCGCGGCGCGCGCCGCGCGATGGCGCTCAACATGGCCAGGGCCTGGGCCGAGGTCGCCCACGCGACGATCCAAGACGCCGTCGATATCGATCCGTGGCCGGCCACACCCGACGTCACCGGCCGCATGATCCGCGCGCTGGCGACCGCGTGCCGGGCGGAGCCGTCGCTGAATTCCCGGTTCGATCCGCGCGGCCCGAGCCTCCAGCCGATGGAGACGGTCGACATCGGCATCGCCATCGACAGCCCGGACGGCCTGTTCGTTCCGGTTCTGCGCGACGCGGCGCGCCTGAGCACCGCCGATATCCGCGAGAAAATCGAAGCCTTCAAGGACGGCGTGGCCCGGCGCACGCTGCCGCCGGACGCCTTCCGCGACCCGACCATCACGCTGTCGAATTTCGGCACCATCGCCGGCCACCACGCCGCGCTGATCGTCATGCCGCCGCAGGTCGCGATCCTCGGCGTCGGCCGCATGGTCACGCGGCCGGTCCGCGCCCTGCCCCTGTCGCTGTCCTTCGACCACCGCGCCGTCACCGGTGGCGAGGCGGCCCGCTTCCTGCGCGCCGTCATGGACGACCTCGAGAAACCGACGTGA
- a CDS encoding alpha-ketoacid dehydrogenase subunit beta, translating to MSGTGAEISLVGAVNLALKRAMADDPAVLVLGEDVGIDGGVFRATEGLWQLYGETRVLDTPLAEVSIAGVAIGLAAQGFRPVAEIQFTGFAYPCVDQMINHASRLRTRTQGRLTCPMVLRSPGGGGIRAIEHHSESPEAIFAHMPGLRVVMPSSPARAYGLLLSAIRDPDPVVFIEPTRLYRAAREAVADTGEGLPLDTCFVLREGRDLTLVSWGAMLKETLEAADLLSDQGIAAEVIDVATLKPLDEKTILDSVARTGRVVVVQEAPITCGYGAEIAARVATGALTSLLAPIQRVAGCDTVMPYPRTEEHYMPSAARIVAAANRVMAYT from the coding sequence ATGAGCGGGACCGGCGCGGAAATCAGTCTCGTCGGCGCCGTCAACCTGGCGCTCAAGCGCGCCATGGCCGACGACCCGGCGGTGCTCGTGCTCGGCGAGGATGTCGGCATCGACGGCGGCGTGTTCCGCGCCACCGAGGGCCTCTGGCAGCTTTACGGCGAGACCCGCGTGCTCGACACCCCGCTCGCCGAGGTCTCGATCGCCGGCGTCGCCATCGGCCTCGCCGCCCAGGGCTTCCGGCCGGTCGCCGAGATCCAGTTCACCGGCTTCGCCTATCCCTGCGTCGACCAGATGATCAATCACGCAAGCCGCCTGCGCACGCGCACGCAAGGCCGCCTCACCTGCCCGATGGTGCTGCGCTCGCCCGGCGGCGGCGGCATCCGCGCCATCGAGCACCACAGCGAAAGCCCGGAAGCGATTTTCGCCCACATGCCCGGCCTGCGCGTGGTGATGCCGTCCTCGCCCGCGCGCGCCTACGGCCTGCTGCTGTCGGCGATCCGCGACCCCGATCCGGTGGTGTTCATCGAGCCGACCCGGCTCTACCGCGCCGCCCGCGAGGCCGTGGCCGATACCGGCGAGGGCCTGCCGCTCGATACCTGCTTCGTCCTGCGCGAGGGCCGCGACCTGACGCTGGTAAGCTGGGGCGCCATGCTGAAGGAGACGCTGGAGGCGGCCGATTTGCTGTCCGATCAAGGCATCGCGGCCGAGGTGATCGACGTCGCCACGCTGAAACCCCTGGACGAGAAGACGATCCTGGACTCCGTCGCCCGCACCGGCCGCGTCGTCGTCGTCCAGGAGGCGCCGATCACCTGCGGCTACGGCGCCGAGATCGCCGCCCGCGTCGCCACCGGCGCGCTGACGAGCCTGCTGGCGCCCATCCAGCGCGTCGCCGGCTGCGACACGGTGATGCCCTATCCGCGCACCGAGGAACACTACATGCCGTCGGCGGCACGCATCGTCGCCGCGGCGAACCGCGTGATGGCCTACACATGA
- the pdhA gene encoding pyruvate dehydrogenase (acetyl-transferring) E1 component subunit alpha gives MTTIAEFSIGSTRILDPSGAVVGDLPDFASDRDELVALYRAMVLTRAFDAKAIALQRTGRLGTYASSLGQEAVPVGLAAAMRPDDVLVPSFREHGAQLWRGVTLEELFLFWGGDERGNDFAGPREDFPTCVPVGTHAPHAVGVALAMKLRQEPRAAVCVFGDGATSKGDVLEALNMAGVWQAPAVFVVNNNGWAISVPRARQTAAETLAQKAIGAGIPGEQIDGNDVIAMRHVADRALARARSGGGPTLIEAVTYRLSDHTTADDASRYREDTDVSPHWKQEPLVRLRTYLTAAHGWTKADEEALLRACDDAVDAAAETYLATPPMPPDAMFAHTFAELPADLEAQKAALTGGDE, from the coding sequence ATGACGACAATCGCCGAGTTCAGCATCGGCTCGACCCGCATCCTCGATCCGTCGGGAGCGGTTGTCGGCGACCTTCCGGATTTTGCCAGCGACAGGGACGAACTCGTCGCGCTCTACCGCGCGATGGTGCTGACGCGCGCCTTCGACGCCAAGGCCATCGCCCTGCAGCGCACCGGCAGGCTCGGCACCTACGCCTCCTCGCTCGGCCAGGAGGCGGTGCCGGTCGGCCTCGCCGCCGCGATGCGGCCCGACGACGTGCTGGTGCCGAGCTTCCGCGAGCACGGCGCCCAGCTCTGGCGCGGCGTCACGCTGGAAGAGCTGTTCCTGTTCTGGGGCGGCGACGAGCGCGGCAACGACTTCGCCGGCCCGCGCGAGGATTTCCCCACCTGCGTCCCGGTCGGCACCCACGCCCCCCATGCCGTCGGCGTCGCGCTGGCGATGAAGCTCAGGCAAGAGCCGCGCGCCGCCGTCTGCGTCTTCGGCGACGGGGCGACGTCGAAGGGCGACGTGCTGGAAGCCCTCAACATGGCCGGCGTCTGGCAGGCCCCCGCCGTCTTCGTCGTCAACAACAACGGCTGGGCGATCTCGGTGCCGCGCGCGCGCCAGACCGCCGCCGAAACGCTGGCGCAGAAGGCGATCGGGGCCGGCATTCCCGGCGAGCAGATCGACGGCAACGACGTCATCGCCATGCGTCACGTCGCCGACCGCGCGCTGGCGCGCGCCCGTTCCGGCGGCGGACCGACGCTGATCGAGGCGGTTACCTACCGGCTGTCCGACCACACCACCGCCGACGACGCCAGCCGCTACCGCGAAGACACGGACGTGAGCCCGCACTGGAAGCAGGAGCCGCTCGTCCGCCTGCGCACCTACCTGACCGCGGCGCACGGCTGGACCAAGGCGGACGAGGAGGCGCTGCTGCGCGCCTGCGACGACGCGGTCGACGCCGCCGCCGAAACCTATCTGGCGACGCCGCCGATGCCGCCCGACGCGATGTTCGCCCACACCTTCGCCGAGCTTCCCGCCGACCTGGAAGCGCAGAAGGCCGCGCTGACCGGAGGCGACGAATGA